A single window of Nicotiana sylvestris chromosome 5, ASM39365v2, whole genome shotgun sequence DNA harbors:
- the LOC138868530 gene encoding uncharacterized protein — MEDKVWWPKEIRSYPSKRNPDFWCEFHNNHSHKTADCRLLQGEIEHLLKQGYLVDLFSEKGKQTFMKNRQEPPKPPLPKRTVNVIRRGEEVNGMTYTAAKKTSKVTVTYEKRVRQVLKENSITFDDADNMMIPYNDALVISLLVHDTNVK; from the coding sequence ATGGAAGATAAGGTGTGGTGGCCAAAAGAAATTAGATCGTATCCTAGCAAAAGAaatccagatttctggtgcgagtttcataataaCCACAGTcataaaacagcagattgcagATTGCTACAAGGTGAAATAGAGCATTTGTTAAAACAAGGTTATTTAGTCGATTTGTTTAGTGAAAAGGGTAAGCAAACGTTTATGAAGAATAGACAAGAGCCACCAAAACCTCCATTACCAAAAAGGACGGTTAATGTGATAAGGAGAGGAGAGGAGGTCAACGGCATGACATATACAGCTGCAAAAAAGACCTCAAAAGTCACGGTTACCTATGAAAAGCGAGTTCgccaagttttaaaagaaaacagtATAACGTTTGATGATGCAGATAACATGATGATCCCttacaacgatgcactggtaatatctttacttgtacatgatactaatgtgaaatga